The DNA region TGAGTTGCCGTCAACGATTACGGCAACGACGAACTTGCAACAAGCCATTGAAGGGAAAGCGATGATCTTATTTGTAATTCCGTCGCATAGCATTCGCGAAACGGCGCGCCAAGCGACCCCCTTTTTAAGCGAGCGGATGTTGCTCGTTCATGCGGTCAAGGGAATCGAATTAGAAACACATAAGCGCATGTCAGAAATTATAAAGGAAGAAATACCGTCCGCTTTACATAATCGGTTGGTGGTCTTGTCCGGACCGAGTCATGCGGAAGAGGTGAGTCGTCAGTCGCCGACAACGGTCGTCGTTGCGGCGGATCAAATCGAGACGGCGGAAGAAGCGCAGGACATTTTTATGAGCCCGTATTTTCGGGTGTACACCAATCCCGATGTGGTTGGCCTTGAATTAGGCGGCGCCTTGAAAAATATTATCGCTTTAGGGGCGGGCTTGTCGGATGGACTTGGGTTTGGCGATAACGCAAAAGCGGCGTTAATGACAAGGGGTTTAGCGGAAATTAGTCGGCTCGGTGTTCGTCTTGGAGCGGATCCACTTACTTTTTCTGGATTAGCGGGTGTAGGCGACTTGATCGTCACCTGCACGAGTCAACA from Ammoniphilus oxalaticus includes:
- a CDS encoding NAD(P)H-dependent glycerol-3-phosphate dehydrogenase — translated: MQIGLIGAGSWGTALATVLANNGHEVTIWTRRQQQAEEITSQHTNRRYLPGIELPSTITATTNLQQAIEGKAMILFVIPSHSIRETARQATPFLSERMLLVHAVKGIELETHKRMSEIIKEEIPSALHNRLVVLSGPSHAEEVSRQSPTTVVVAADQIETAEEAQDIFMSPYFRVYTNPDVVGLELGGALKNIIALGAGLSDGLGFGDNAKAALMTRGLAEISRLGVRLGADPLTFSGLAGVGDLIVTCTSQHSRNWRAGNLLGKGNSLQQVLDEMGMVVEGVKTTQAAYELATSLGVEMPITRELYNVLFADKCPRNAVEDLMGRLKKHEMEDLAQN